A genomic region of Enterobacter hormaechei ATCC 49162 contains the following coding sequences:
- a CDS encoding AMP-binding protein — protein sequence MFNPLPLSQWLSAPRPDDTPVAWRDDRLWTLGDLRHDVTQLVDTLRHEDGERWALCFEDGYLFIVALLATLHAGKTPVLPGHSRAAQLNEQRALFSGILSDTTLDFQGRQRRVTSAQRAGHPFSPLPAIDEMRTIELYTSGSTGAPQRVCKPVISLDREARLLAAHFGERLAGCHVVASVVLHHLYGLTFRVVLPMALGLPLHASLLNYAEQLSALPGDKRYLFISSPAFLKRLDESLTPPPVNLLFSAGGALPWQEVTAVQAWLNVWPDEIYGSTETGVMAWRYRQEESTRWQPFPGVAFHGDRVTSPLIPEAEGIALDDILHFTADGQFSLVGRRGRVVKLEDKRISLDDIERRLLALDGIREAAALTVTRGGRQGIGVLLVLNEAARQQHDQGKKAQVLAWRRALRPWLEPVAVPRYWRIVDEIPVNSMNKRVTAQLQELFHEDP from the coding sequence ATGTTTAACCCCCTTCCGCTTAGCCAGTGGCTCAGTGCGCCCCGCCCTGACGACACCCCTGTCGCCTGGCGTGACGACCGCCTCTGGACGCTTGGCGATTTGCGCCACGACGTCACTCAGCTGGTCGACACGCTGCGTCATGAAGATGGCGAGCGCTGGGCGCTGTGTTTTGAAGACGGCTATCTGTTTATTGTCGCCCTGCTGGCAACGCTGCATGCGGGGAAAACGCCCGTCCTCCCCGGCCACAGCCGGGCGGCGCAGCTTAACGAACAGCGGGCACTGTTCAGCGGCATCCTGAGCGACACCACGCTCGATTTTCAGGGGCGACAGCGGCGGGTGACTTCCGCTCAGCGGGCAGGCCATCCCTTTTCACCGCTGCCTGCCATCGATGAGATGCGCACGATTGAGCTTTACACCTCCGGCTCGACCGGCGCGCCGCAGCGGGTGTGTAAGCCGGTTATCAGCCTGGATCGTGAGGCGCGTCTGCTGGCGGCGCATTTTGGTGAACGTCTGGCGGGCTGTCACGTCGTGGCTTCCGTGGTGCTGCACCACCTGTACGGCCTGACGTTCCGTGTCGTCTTACCCATGGCGCTCGGCCTGCCGCTGCATGCCAGCCTGCTCAACTATGCCGAGCAGCTCTCTGCCCTTCCCGGCGATAAACGCTATCTTTTCATCAGCAGCCCGGCGTTCCTTAAGCGGCTGGACGAATCGCTGACGCCGCCCCCCGTTAACCTGCTCTTCTCCGCTGGCGGCGCGCTGCCCTGGCAGGAGGTCACTGCGGTTCAGGCCTGGCTCAACGTCTGGCCGGATGAAATATACGGCAGTACGGAAACGGGGGTTATGGCCTGGCGCTACCGTCAGGAGGAAAGCACGCGCTGGCAGCCTTTCCCCGGCGTGGCGTTTCACGGCGATCGCGTGACGTCGCCGCTGATCCCCGAGGCGGAAGGGATCGCGCTGGATGATATTCTGCACTTCACGGCTGACGGGCAGTTCAGCCTCGTCGGGCGTCGCGGTCGGGTGGTTAAACTCGAAGATAAACGCATTTCGCTCGATGACATTGAGCGCCGCCTGCTGGCGCTGGACGGCATCCGCGAGGCCGCCGCGCTGACGGTGACGCGCGGCGGGCGTCAGGGCATCGGCGTGTTGCTGGTATTGAATGAAGCGGCGCGTCAGCAACACGACCAGGGCAAAAAAGCGCAGGTGCTTGCCTGGCGTCGCGCCCTTCGCCCCTGGCTTGAACCGGTTGCCGTGCCGCGCTACTGGCGGATCGTCGATGAAATTCCGGTCAACAGCATGAACAAGCGCGTGACTGCGCAACTACAGGAGTTGTTTCATGAAGATCCCTGA
- a CDS encoding AI-2E family transporter: MTASPPDKAGLHILLKLACLVVILAGIHAAADIIVQLLLALFFAIVLNPLVTWFLRRGISRPVAITIVVMVMLVVLTALFGVLAASLSEFSTMLPQYNKELTRKLVDLQRMLPFVNLHISPERMLRRMDSEKVMTYATTLMTGLSGAMASILLLVMTVVFMLFEVRHVPYKLRFALNNPQIHIAGLHRALKGVSKYLALKTLLSLWTGVIVWLGLVLLDVQFALMWGVLAFLLNYVPNIGAVLSAVPPMIQAFLFNGFYECMLVGALFLVVHMVLGNILEPRMMGHRLGMSTMVVFLSLLIWGWLLGPVGMLLSVPLTSVCKIWMETTKGGSKLAILLGPGRPKSRLPG; this comes from the coding sequence ATGACTGCCAGCCCGCCCGATAAAGCCGGACTTCATATTTTATTAAAACTTGCCTGCCTGGTGGTTATCCTGGCGGGTATCCACGCGGCGGCGGATATCATTGTTCAGCTTCTGCTGGCACTGTTTTTCGCCATTGTGCTTAACCCGCTGGTGACATGGTTTTTACGCCGGGGCATCAGCCGCCCGGTTGCCATTACCATTGTGGTGATGGTGATGCTGGTTGTCCTGACGGCGCTGTTCGGCGTGCTTGCCGCCTCGCTGAGCGAATTTTCCACCATGCTGCCGCAGTACAATAAAGAGCTGACTCGTAAGCTGGTCGATCTCCAGCGCATGTTGCCGTTCGTGAATCTGCATATTTCACCGGAACGGATGCTGCGCCGGATGGATTCCGAGAAAGTCATGACCTACGCCACCACCCTGATGACCGGGCTTTCCGGGGCGATGGCCAGCATTCTGCTGCTGGTAATGACGGTGGTGTTTATGCTGTTCGAAGTACGCCACGTGCCGTATAAACTGCGTTTTGCCCTGAACAATCCGCAGATCCACATTGCCGGTTTGCACCGCGCGCTGAAGGGTGTCTCTAAATACCTGGCGCTGAAAACCCTGTTAAGCCTCTGGACCGGCGTGATCGTCTGGCTGGGGCTGGTACTGCTGGACGTGCAGTTCGCGCTGATGTGGGGCGTGCTGGCGTTTTTACTGAACTACGTGCCCAATATCGGCGCGGTGCTTTCTGCGGTTCCGCCGATGATCCAGGCGTTTCTGTTTAACGGTTTTTATGAGTGCATGCTGGTAGGGGCGCTGTTCCTCGTCGTGCATATGGTGCTGGGTAATATTCTCGAACCGCGCATGATGGGCCACCGTCTGGGCATGTCGACGATGGTGGTGTTTTTATCGTTACTGATCTGGGGATGGCTGCTGGGACCCGTGGGCATGCTACTCTCCGTGCCGCTCACCAGCGTCTGTAAAATCTGGATGGAAACCACCAAAGGAGGCAGTAAACTCGCCATTCTGCTGGGGCCGGGTCGGCCAAAAAGCCGTTTGCCGGGATAA
- a CDS encoding DcrB family lipoprotein, which translates to MRNLVKYVGIGLLVVGLAACDNSDTKTPAQGASAESNATGQPVSLMDGKLSFSLPADMTDQSGKLGTQANNMHVYSDATGQKAVIVIVGDDTSEDLGVLAKRLEDQQRSRDPQLQVVTNKSIELKGHTLQQLDSIISAKGQTAYSSVVLGKVDNKLLTMQITLPADNQQKAQTAAENIINTLVIQ; encoded by the coding sequence ATGCGCAATCTGGTTAAATATGTCGGGATTGGCCTGCTGGTTGTTGGCCTTGCAGCCTGTGATAACAGCGACACCAAAACGCCTGCTCAGGGCGCGTCAGCAGAAAGCAACGCCACCGGTCAGCCGGTAAGCCTGATGGATGGCAAACTCAGTTTCTCTCTGCCCGCAGACATGACCGACCAGAGCGGTAAGCTGGGCACCCAGGCGAACAATATGCACGTCTATTCCGATGCCACCGGCCAAAAAGCGGTGATTGTGATTGTCGGTGACGATACCAGCGAAGATCTGGGCGTGCTGGCTAAACGCCTGGAAGATCAGCAGCGCAGTCGCGACCCACAGCTTCAGGTGGTCACCAACAAGTCTATTGAACTGAAAGGCCACACGCTGCAACAGCTGGACAGCATCATCTCTGCCAAAGGCCAGACCGCGTACTCCTCCGTTGTGCTCGGCAAAGTCGATAATAAACTGCTGACCATGCAGATCACCCTGCCGGCAGATAATCAGCAGAAAGCGCAGACCGCCGCTGAAAACATCATTAACACCCTCGTGATCCAGTAA
- a CDS encoding acyl carrier protein has protein sequence MTEQQTIYQEVSALLITLFEVAPEDITPEARLYEDLDLDSIDAVDMVVHLQKKTGHKIKPETFKAVRTVQDVVDVVEQLQRDA, from the coding sequence ATGACAGAACAACAAACGATTTATCAGGAAGTCTCTGCGCTTCTTATTACCCTGTTTGAAGTCGCCCCGGAGGATATTACCCCTGAGGCACGGCTTTACGAGGACCTGGATCTCGACAGCATTGATGCCGTCGATATGGTGGTGCACCTGCAAAAGAAAACGGGCCATAAAATCAAGCCCGAAACCTTTAAAGCGGTGCGCACGGTGCAGGACGTCGTGGACGTTGTGGAACAGCTTCAGCGCGACGCGTAA
- a CDS encoding beta-ketoacyl synthase chain length factor, with amino-acid sequence MKFTLTLIDWQARAPGLSDADEWQAWSRRSDAIDPAAPLAKLTHLPMMTARRLNSGSKLAVDLGLMMLHKHRIDAVVYSSRHGELERNFRILQALAAEEPVSPTDFAMSVHNSAVGNLTIAARQPVVSSSVSAGMDTFQQSLCDVLSLLHAGYSRVLLVDFDGQLPDFYHAGLPPQMPVWPYALALVIEAGNTLSCETHPNHTPEEPALPQSLQFLRHYLRDERQFTLPGERLLWQWTRQ; translated from the coding sequence ATGAAATTTACACTTACCCTTATCGACTGGCAGGCAAGAGCGCCAGGACTCAGCGATGCCGACGAATGGCAGGCATGGTCACGCCGGTCTGACGCCATCGATCCCGCGGCACCGCTGGCGAAACTGACCCATCTGCCGATGATGACCGCCCGCCGCCTGAATTCAGGCAGCAAGCTGGCCGTTGACCTTGGCCTGATGATGCTGCACAAACATCGCATCGACGCCGTCGTCTACAGCAGCCGTCATGGGGAACTGGAGCGTAATTTCCGTATTCTTCAGGCTCTGGCGGCAGAAGAGCCTGTTTCACCGACCGATTTTGCCATGTCGGTACACAACTCGGCGGTCGGCAATCTCACTATCGCCGCGCGTCAGCCGGTTGTCTCTTCGTCGGTATCCGCCGGTATGGATACCTTCCAGCAGAGCTTATGCGACGTGCTGAGCCTGCTGCATGCGGGCTACTCCCGCGTGTTGCTGGTAGATTTCGACGGCCAGCTGCCTGATTTTTATCACGCCGGGCTGCCGCCGCAGATGCCCGTCTGGCCCTACGCGCTGGCGCTGGTGATTGAGGCCGGAAATACGCTCAGCTGTGAAACGCACCCCAACCACACGCCTGAAGAGCCAGCGCTGCCGCAAAGCCTCCAGTTCCTGCGCCATTACCTGCGTGACGAGCGCCAGTTTACCCTGCCGGGCGAGCGCCTGCTGTGGCAATGGACGCGCCAATGA
- a CDS encoding lysophospholipid acyltransferase family protein, with the protein MKGLRSRLDRVWRMLMTGLCFALFGLGGLTLSLVWFNLLLIFQRDRTQRRRLARRTISASFRLFLAVVRGVGVLDYRFNNLDVLRAERGCLVIANHPSLLDYVLLASVMNETDCLVKSALLRNPFVSGVIRAADYLINSEADTLLTASQQRLAQGDTLLIFPEGTRTRVGEAITLQRGAANITVRCNSAVRVVVIHCSERMLDKQSSWYNVPPNKPVFTVDVRERINIHDFYDASQHEPALAARQLNRHMQHQLTTGLQSLSGTKDASALS; encoded by the coding sequence ATGAAAGGGTTACGTTCCCGCCTCGATCGGGTATGGCGCATGCTGATGACCGGATTGTGCTTCGCCCTGTTCGGCCTCGGCGGACTGACGCTGTCGCTGGTGTGGTTTAACCTGCTGCTGATTTTCCAGCGCGACCGCACTCAACGCCGTCGCCTGGCACGCCGCACGATTTCTGCCAGTTTTCGCCTGTTTCTCGCGGTGGTGCGCGGGGTGGGCGTGCTGGATTACCGTTTCAACAACCTGGACGTTCTGCGCGCCGAGCGGGGCTGTCTGGTGATTGCGAACCACCCTTCGCTGCTGGACTACGTCCTGCTGGCGTCGGTGATGAACGAAACCGACTGTCTGGTGAAAAGCGCCCTGCTGCGTAATCCGTTTGTCAGCGGCGTGATCCGCGCGGCGGACTATCTGATTAACAGCGAAGCCGACACGCTACTTACCGCCAGCCAGCAGCGTCTGGCCCAGGGCGACACCCTGCTTATCTTCCCGGAAGGTACCCGCACCCGGGTGGGCGAAGCCATTACCCTGCAACGTGGGGCGGCGAATATCACCGTTCGCTGCAACAGCGCCGTGCGCGTGGTGGTGATCCACTGTAGCGAACGGATGCTGGATAAACAGAGCAGCTGGTATAACGTGCCCCCCAACAAACCTGTTTTCACCGTGGATGTTCGCGAACGCATCAACATTCATGATTTTTATGATGCGAGTCAGCACGAACCCGCGCTGGCGGCAAGGCAGTTAAACCGGCATATGCAGCATCAGTTAACAACCGGTCTTCAATCTTTGTCAGGAACGAAAGATGCAAGCGCTCTATCTTGA
- a CDS encoding phosphopantetheine-binding protein, producing MQALYLEIKNLIISTLNLEELTPEDIDTDAALFGDGLGLDSIDALELGLAVKNQYGVVLSAESDEMRQHFYSVATLAAFIHQQRA from the coding sequence ATGCAAGCGCTCTATCTTGAAATTAAGAATCTCATTATCTCTACGCTGAATCTGGAAGAACTTACCCCAGAGGATATTGATACAGACGCCGCGCTCTTTGGCGACGGCCTCGGTCTGGACTCAATTGACGCCCTTGAGCTGGGGCTGGCGGTGAAAAATCAGTACGGCGTAGTGCTTTCTGCCGAAAGTGACGAGATGCGTCAGCACTTCTACTCCGTTGCCACGCTCGCGGCTTTTATCCATCAACAACGCGCCTGA
- a CDS encoding glycosyltransferase family 2 protein, protein MSVTFRPCVLIPCYNHGAMMASVLARLAPFDLPCLMVDDGSDETTRRVLEDLAAAHPQITLLRLAENSGKGAAVMQGLKACADRGFTHAVQVDADGQHAIEDIPRLLALAERHPDALISGQPVYDDSIPRSRLYGRWITHVWVWIETLSLQLKDSMCGFRIYPIAPVLRLAADTPLGRRMDFDTEVMVRLYWQGNTSYFLPTRVTYPPDGVSHFDALKDNVRISWMHTRLFLGMLPRIPSLLMRRRSQHWAQQQEVKGLWGMRLMLRVWQLLGRKAFTILLWPVTAVYWLTARSARLASQQWLARVKTVIAQRQMPQPARLNSFSHFLRFGHAMLNKVASWRGEMKLHRDLVFAPGAQEALGLDDPQGKLLLASHLGDVEACRALAQREGAKTINALVFSDNARRFKQVMEEMAPQAGIHLMPVTDIGPETAILIKEKLDRGEWVAIVGDRIAVTPQRGGSWRVIWSEFMGQPAPFPQGPFILASILRCPVVLIFALCQQGKLTLHCEPFADPLLLPRGERQQALQQTVDRYAQRLEHYALMSPLDWFNFFDFWQLPEINEKE, encoded by the coding sequence ATGTCAGTAACCTTCCGTCCCTGCGTGCTGATCCCGTGCTACAACCACGGGGCGATGATGGCTTCGGTGCTGGCGCGCCTCGCGCCTTTCGATCTGCCCTGTCTGATGGTGGACGATGGCAGCGATGAAACCACGCGCCGTGTGCTTGAGGATTTGGCGGCGGCTCATCCGCAAATCACGCTGCTGCGGCTGGCCGAAAACAGCGGCAAAGGGGCGGCGGTGATGCAGGGGCTGAAAGCCTGCGCCGATCGCGGTTTCACCCACGCCGTTCAGGTGGACGCTGACGGGCAGCACGCTATCGAAGACATCCCCAGACTGCTGGCGCTGGCTGAACGCCATCCCGATGCGCTCATTTCCGGGCAGCCCGTTTACGATGATTCGATCCCCCGTTCGCGCCTGTACGGACGCTGGATCACCCACGTCTGGGTCTGGATTGAAACCCTCTCCCTGCAACTCAAAGACAGCATGTGCGGGTTTCGCATTTACCCGATAGCCCCGGTCCTGCGCCTTGCGGCGGACACGCCGCTCGGCAGGCGGATGGATTTTGATACCGAAGTGATGGTGCGCCTCTACTGGCAGGGCAACACCAGCTATTTTCTGCCCACCCGCGTGACCTATCCGCCGGATGGGGTATCCCATTTTGATGCCCTGAAAGACAACGTGCGCATCTCATGGATGCATACCCGTCTGTTTCTCGGCATGCTGCCGCGCATTCCTTCCCTGCTGATGCGTCGCCGCTCGCAGCACTGGGCGCAGCAGCAGGAGGTGAAAGGGTTATGGGGCATGCGCCTGATGCTGCGCGTCTGGCAGCTGCTGGGGCGAAAGGCGTTCACCATCCTGCTGTGGCCGGTTACCGCCGTCTACTGGCTGACCGCCCGCTCTGCGCGTCTGGCGTCGCAGCAGTGGCTGGCGCGGGTTAAAACGGTGATAGCACAGCGGCAAATGCCGCAACCCGCGCGGCTTAACAGTTTTTCCCACTTCCTGCGCTTCGGTCATGCCATGCTGAATAAAGTGGCCAGCTGGCGGGGCGAAATGAAACTCCATCGCGATCTGGTCTTTGCGCCAGGCGCGCAGGAGGCGCTGGGACTGGACGATCCTCAGGGCAAACTGCTGCTCGCGTCGCACCTTGGCGATGTGGAAGCCTGCCGGGCGCTGGCCCAGCGCGAAGGGGCGAAAACCATTAACGCGCTGGTCTTTAGCGACAACGCCAGACGCTTTAAGCAGGTGATGGAGGAGATGGCCCCGCAGGCGGGCATTCACCTGATGCCGGTCACCGACATTGGCCCGGAAACCGCCATCCTCATCAAAGAGAAGCTGGATCGCGGTGAATGGGTGGCGATCGTGGGCGATCGCATCGCCGTTACCCCGCAGCGCGGCGGCAGCTGGCGAGTGATATGGAGCGAATTTATGGGCCAGCCCGCCCCGTTCCCGCAGGGGCCATTTATTCTGGCCTCCATTTTGCGCTGCCCGGTGGTGCTGATTTTTGCCCTCTGCCAGCAGGGAAAGCTGACCCTACACTGCGAGCCGTTTGCCGACCCGCTGCTGCTACCGCGCGGCGAACGCCAGCAGGCGCTACAGCAGACCGTCGACCGCTATGCGCAGCGGCTGGAGCATTACGCGCTCATGTCGCCGCTCGACTGGTTTAATTTTTTCGATTTCTGGCAATTGCCAGAGATCAACGAGAAGGAGTAA